A genomic window from Sphingobacterium spiritivorum includes:
- the hppD gene encoding 4-hydroxyphenylpyruvate dioxygenase: MAQTFAEKIALAQDFLPINGTDYIEFYVGNAKQAAHYYKTAFGFQSEAYAGPETGVRDRASYVLKQNKIRLVLTTALRSEHPIAEHVKKHGDGVKILALWVDDAAKSFEETVMRGAKPYHEPQVMKDQHGEVCTSGIYTYGETIHMFIERKNYKGTFMPGYEVWQSDYQPEETGLLYIDHCVGNVGWNKMNETVEWYQHVMGFVNVLSFDDKQINTEYSALMSKVMSNGNGYVKFPINEPAEGKKKSQIEEYLEYYEGEGVQHAALATKDIVGTVKALKARGVEFLGAPPEAYYDMLPDRVGVIDEEIKVIQELGILVDRDDEGYLLQIFTKPVEDRPTLFYEIIQRKGAQSFGAGNFKALFEAIEREQEKRGNL; the protein is encoded by the coding sequence ATGGCACAGACTTTTGCAGAAAAAATAGCTCTGGCGCAGGATTTCCTGCCCATCAACGGAACAGATTACATTGAATTCTATGTAGGCAATGCCAAGCAGGCAGCACATTATTATAAAACAGCATTCGGATTCCAGTCGGAAGCCTATGCGGGGCCGGAAACAGGAGTGAGAGACCGGGCTTCCTATGTATTAAAACAAAATAAGATCAGACTGGTGCTGACGACCGCACTGCGTTCTGAGCATCCTATAGCCGAGCATGTCAAAAAACATGGTGATGGGGTCAAGATCCTTGCACTTTGGGTAGATGATGCGGCCAAATCATTTGAGGAGACGGTAATGCGTGGTGCAAAACCCTATCATGAACCTCAGGTTATGAAAGATCAGCATGGAGAAGTTTGCACTTCAGGAATCTATACGTACGGAGAGACCATCCATATGTTTATAGAGCGTAAAAATTATAAGGGCACATTTATGCCGGGCTATGAAGTCTGGCAGAGCGACTATCAGCCGGAAGAGACCGGATTGCTGTATATCGATCACTGCGTCGGTAATGTGGGATGGAATAAGATGAATGAAACGGTAGAATGGTATCAGCATGTGATGGGATTTGTAAATGTGCTTTCTTTTGATGACAAACAGATCAATACGGAATATTCTGCCTTGATGAGTAAGGTGATGAGTAACGGAAACGGATATGTGAAATTTCCGATTAATGAACCGGCGGAAGGCAAGAAAAAGTCCCAGATTGAAGAATATCTGGAATATTATGAAGGAGAGGGTGTGCAACATGCAGCATTAGCAACAAAGGATATTGTAGGCACTGTCAAAGCGCTTAAAGCGAGAGGAGTAGAATTTTTGGGTGCTCCGCCGGAAGCATATTATGACATGTTGCCTGATCGGGTCGGCGTGATTGATGAAGAAATAAAAGTGATTCAGGAACTTGGTATACTGGTCGATAGGGACGATGAAGGGTATCTGCTTCAAATATTTACCAAACCTGTAGAAGACAGACCTACACTTTTTTATGAAATCATACAACGTAAAGGAGCACAAAGTTTTGGAGCCGGAAATTTTAAAGCACTGTTTGAGGCGATTGAAAGGGAGCAGGAAAAACGGGGAAATCTGTAG
- a CDS encoding peroxiredoxin — translation MSLRLGDEAPNFKAQTTIGDIDFHDYIKDSWVVFFSHPSDYTPVCTTELGRTAKLKSEFDKRGVKALALSVDNLEDHHNWVKDINETQDTTVNFPIVADVDRHISELYDMIHPNASATATVRSVFIIGPDKKIKLTLTYPASTGRNFDEILRVIDSLQLTADYSVATPADWKHGEDVIVVPAIKTEDIPAKFPKGFKEIKPYLRTTPQPNL, via the coding sequence ATGAGTTTAAGATTAGGAGACGAAGCCCCGAATTTCAAGGCGCAAACAACAATAGGAGATATTGATTTTCATGATTATATCAAAGACAGCTGGGTTGTATTTTTCTCACACCCTTCAGATTATACACCGGTATGTACGACTGAGCTGGGCAGGACTGCCAAACTTAAATCAGAGTTTGATAAAAGAGGGGTGAAGGCACTTGCTTTGAGTGTGGACAATCTGGAAGACCATCACAACTGGGTAAAGGATATTAATGAAACGCAGGATACGACAGTCAATTTTCCGATTGTAGCGGATGTCGATCGTCATATTTCTGAGTTGTATGATATGATCCACCCCAATGCTTCAGCTACTGCAACAGTACGTTCTGTATTTATTATCGGACCTGATAAGAAGATCAAACTGACCTTGACTTATCCGGCATCTACAGGACGTAATTTTGATGAAATACTACGTGTGATTGATTCCTTACAGCTTACCGCTGATTACTCTGTAGCTACACCTGCAGATTGGAAACACGGAGAGGATGTGATCGTTGTACCGGCTATCAAAACAGAAGATATCCCGGCTAAATTTCCAAAAGGATTTAAGGAAATAAAACCTTATCTGCGTACAACTCCGCAGCCGAATTTGTAG
- a CDS encoding acyl-CoA dehydrogenase gives MIFELSEEHKMIQAAARDFAQQDLKPGVIERDELAKFPYEHVKQMGQLGFMGMMVDPQYGGAGMGTIAYTLVLEELARIDASAAVIMSANNSLVCYGLDAFGTEEQKNKYLYPLASGEKLGAFALSEPEAGSDATSQHTLAEDKGDHYLLNGTKNWITNGGNADYYLVIAQTHPDKGHRGINVLIVEKGMEGFTIGPKENKLGIRSSDTHSLMFSDVKVPKENRIGEDGFGFKFAMKTLDGGRIGIAAQALGIAAGAYELALAYAKERKTFGKPISEHQAIQFKLADMEMEIEAARLLIHKAAWLKDNGQPYGKAAAMAKLFASEVAMKTTIEAIQIHGGYGYVKEYHVERLMRDAKITQIYEGTSEIQRLVIAREILK, from the coding sequence ATGATATTTGAACTAAGCGAAGAACATAAAATGATACAGGCGGCTGCCCGTGACTTTGCACAACAGGATCTTAAACCGGGTGTGATCGAGCGTGATGAACTGGCCAAATTTCCCTATGAACATGTTAAGCAGATGGGACAACTTGGCTTTATGGGCATGATGGTCGATCCGCAATATGGTGGTGCCGGCATGGGTACAATCGCCTATACGCTCGTGCTGGAGGAGCTAGCCAGGATTGATGCTTCAGCAGCTGTCATCATGTCTGCAAACAACTCTCTCGTATGCTACGGATTAGATGCATTCGGAACGGAAGAACAAAAGAATAAGTATTTATATCCGCTTGCCTCCGGTGAAAAATTAGGCGCTTTTGCGTTGTCAGAACCTGAAGCGGGATCTGATGCGACTTCACAGCATACACTTGCAGAGGACAAAGGAGATCATTATCTGCTGAATGGAACAAAAAACTGGATTACTAACGGTGGAAATGCAGATTACTACCTCGTAATTGCTCAGACACATCCAGACAAAGGTCATCGGGGTATTAATGTTCTGATTGTAGAAAAAGGAATGGAAGGCTTCACCATAGGCCCGAAAGAAAATAAACTAGGTATCCGCAGTTCAGACACACACTCTCTTATGTTTTCGGATGTCAAAGTACCTAAAGAAAACCGTATAGGTGAAGATGGATTCGGATTCAAATTTGCCATGAAAACACTTGACGGAGGTCGTATAGGTATTGCTGCACAGGCACTGGGTATTGCGGCGGGAGCCTATGAACTCGCACTGGCATATGCTAAGGAAAGGAAGACATTTGGTAAACCGATTTCCGAACATCAGGCGATTCAATTCAAACTGGCTGATATGGAAATGGAAATAGAAGCTGCGCGACTCCTTATTCATAAAGCCGCCTGGCTCAAAGATAACGGACAACCTTATGGTAAAGCAGCTGCTATGGCCAAATTATTCGCATCAGAAGTCGCAATGAAAACAACAATTGAAGCAATACAGATCCACGGAGGATATGGATATGTCAAGGAATACCATGTCGAACGTCTGATGCGGGATGCAAAAATCACACAGATCTATGAGGGCACTTCCGAAATTCAGCGTCTGGTCATAGCCCGTGAAATCTTAAAATAA
- a CDS encoding type IA DNA topoisomerase, giving the protein MKVVIAEKPSVARDLARVMGAKEVNDGYISGNGYAFTYAFGHLVQLCTPQAYGFHTWSVSNLPIIPAQFKLESKKVKKDGKQMDDGGALKQLNTIKGLLDKAEEVIVATDAGREGELIFRNIYYYLGANVPFKRLWISSQTDKAIKEGFANLKEGSEYDSLYMSARSRSESDWLIGINATQAITLAAGNRGLLSLGRVQTPTLAMICSRFIENKNFKPTAFYKIQAQFEKENIKFKATSNRIDQKDLAEETLAKLTVGTSAKVTKVEGKEVKEPPPLLYDLTNLQQDANKKYGYSADQTLSIAQTLYEKKVITYPRTGSRYIGEDVFEKIEELFQHLADTAEEGIATISRNLIGAKLNKRSVDDKKVTDHHALLVTDEKPSAMLKEQSNIYNMIAKRMVESFSDVCLKDITTVIMDAEGVELIAKGTVIKQYGWRLSADQLEQPEDDKKDNDDADTENAQLPKLSAEELLEILALDLMEKFTKAKPIHTEASLLKAMETSGKEIDDDEMRQAMKDCGLGTPATRAATIETLFQRDYIRRDKKKLIPTDKGLAVYNLVKDRAIAKVELTGKWEQKLEEMRANKVSYDVFMKHIKDFTVRITKELLQLRISLTQDVEPPKQTVSIKCPKCDKGSMILYEKVAQCDHYARGCDFKIWRTLSGVTLEEKEMKNLLEKGKTSALKNLQDKGGKKVDGVLVFENLKVSIA; this is encoded by the coding sequence ATGAAAGTAGTTATCGCGGAAAAACCGTCTGTTGCAAGGGATCTGGCTCGTGTTATGGGAGCCAAGGAAGTGAATGACGGCTATATTTCGGGTAATGGATATGCATTTACCTATGCGTTTGGCCATCTGGTGCAGCTATGTACGCCGCAGGCATATGGTTTTCATACCTGGTCGGTTTCTAATCTGCCTATTATACCTGCGCAATTCAAGCTGGAGTCTAAGAAAGTAAAGAAAGACGGTAAGCAAATGGATGACGGAGGGGCTTTAAAACAGTTGAATACGATTAAAGGGTTGCTGGATAAAGCCGAAGAGGTGATTGTAGCGACGGATGCGGGGCGCGAAGGAGAATTGATATTTCGTAATATTTATTATTATCTGGGCGCAAATGTTCCCTTCAAGAGATTATGGATTTCCAGTCAGACAGATAAAGCGATAAAAGAAGGATTTGCCAATCTCAAAGAAGGAAGCGAGTACGATAGTCTTTATATGTCTGCAAGGTCGCGTTCCGAATCGGACTGGCTGATCGGTATCAATGCGACACAGGCTATTACTCTGGCTGCCGGCAATCGTGGATTACTGTCTCTGGGTCGTGTACAGACGCCTACACTCGCGATGATCTGCTCCCGTTTTATCGAAAATAAAAACTTCAAACCGACTGCTTTCTATAAGATCCAGGCGCAGTTTGAAAAAGAAAATATCAAGTTTAAAGCCACATCTAACCGAATAGATCAGAAGGATCTGGCAGAGGAAACACTGGCAAAACTAACCGTTGGAACTTCGGCCAAAGTGACCAAAGTAGAAGGAAAGGAAGTAAAAGAACCTCCTCCTTTGCTGTATGATCTGACCAATTTACAGCAGGATGCCAATAAGAAATACGGATATTCTGCCGATCAGACACTCAGTATTGCACAGACCCTCTACGAAAAGAAGGTGATCACTTATCCACGTACAGGCAGCCGCTACATCGGAGAGGATGTATTTGAAAAAATAGAGGAGCTTTTCCAGCATCTTGCAGATACTGCTGAAGAGGGGATCGCAACAATAAGCCGAAATCTGATTGGTGCCAAACTCAATAAGCGCTCTGTAGATGATAAAAAAGTAACAGATCACCATGCCCTGCTTGTTACGGATGAAAAACCTTCTGCTATGCTTAAGGAGCAATCCAATATATATAATATGATTGCTAAACGTATGGTGGAAAGTTTCTCTGATGTGTGTCTTAAGGATATCACTACCGTCATCATGGATGCAGAAGGAGTGGAGCTGATCGCCAAAGGAACAGTTATCAAGCAGTATGGCTGGAGACTGTCTGCGGATCAGCTGGAACAACCGGAGGACGATAAGAAGGATAATGATGATGCAGATACTGAAAACGCACAGTTGCCGAAGCTTTCAGCGGAAGAATTACTGGAAATACTGGCGTTGGATCTGATGGAAAAATTTACCAAGGCCAAACCTATCCATACAGAAGCTTCTCTCTTAAAAGCAATGGAAACTTCAGGTAAGGAGATCGATGACGATGAGATGCGCCAGGCGATGAAGGACTGTGGATTGGGTACACCTGCTACACGGGCTGCGACTATTGAAACGTTGTTTCAACGTGATTATATCCGAAGAGATAAGAAGAAACTGATTCCTACCGATAAAGGACTGGCCGTGTATAACCTGGTGAAAGACAGGGCTATCGCAAAAGTGGAACTGACCGGTAAGTGGGAACAGAAACTGGAAGAAATGCGTGCAAATAAAGTCTCCTATGATGTGTTTATGAAACATATCAAGGACTTTACGGTCCGTATCACTAAAGAATTGCTGCAATTGCGGATTTCACTGACACAGGATGTGGAACCACCCAAACAGACTGTCTCTATAAAATGTCCTAAATGTGATAAGGGCAGTATGATTCTGTATGAGAAAGTAGCGCAATGTGATCATTACGCAAGAGGTTGTGACTTCAAAATATGGCGAACGCTCTCCGGTGTCACATTGGAAGAAAAGGAAATGAAAAATTTACTGGAGAAGGGGAAGACCAGCGCATTGAAAAATCTTCAGGATAAAGGAGGTAAAAAAGTAGACGGTGTTTTGGTTTTTGAAAATCTGAAAGTAAGTATTGCATAA
- a CDS encoding TPM domain-containing protein, with product MKNNKSFMHVLFYTISCIVIHAFLLFGSLTAQAQYTVEEIPNPKENGQNYYVSNPNGILSSAAESEINQMAVEIEAKTKAEIAVVVVRDFEGDDDFAFAHRLFNTWGIGKKEANNGLLLFIGTDRHYYRFITGYGMEALLPDAYLKRVGESFLVPHFRNSDYDAGVIAAMQAIKQSLFAPDSVKELDSILKRNNSFWFKHAELLNKAGIILLIVLIVYLYLGWITKSVSGRVKIKKGLHPVVSGCGCFGILIFFSVFIFAFGFNNLEEVFKLKNLPIFLAILGSLILAMKYNQSRTLISDSYQDDESKSTALSKFSTRTLLIPLIAPLAFFDLFAVSKFRNKVKVRFIPPDESGQWKRINKDEISTKELTKYLNDGQRTEQKVNSKIFEFWKNTLSGKIQVNSFDGEEASSYEECPKCHFFTFHTPYVKTITAATYSSSGTGIEKQDCRNCRYEIELGKVTIPKKVRSSSSGSSGSSGSSGSSGSSGGSFGGGSSGGGGAGGRW from the coding sequence ATGAAAAACAACAAGAGTTTCATGCATGTCTTATTCTATACCATATCTTGTATAGTTATCCATGCTTTCCTCCTTTTCGGATCCCTGACTGCACAGGCTCAATATACTGTAGAGGAGATTCCAAATCCTAAAGAGAACGGACAGAATTATTATGTAAGCAATCCAAACGGCATACTCAGCAGTGCTGCTGAATCTGAAATAAATCAGATGGCAGTTGAAATTGAAGCAAAGACAAAAGCTGAAATCGCAGTAGTTGTTGTCCGTGATTTTGAAGGAGATGATGACTTTGCTTTTGCGCACCGTCTTTTTAATACCTGGGGGATCGGTAAAAAGGAAGCAAATAATGGCCTGCTGCTTTTTATTGGTACGGACAGACATTATTATCGTTTTATAACCGGTTACGGAATGGAAGCTCTTCTTCCTGATGCCTATCTCAAAAGAGTAGGTGAATCTTTTCTGGTTCCTCATTTTCGCAATTCAGACTATGATGCCGGAGTTATAGCTGCCATGCAGGCCATTAAGCAATCTCTGTTTGCTCCTGATTCGGTAAAGGAACTGGATTCTATACTCAAACGTAATAACTCATTCTGGTTCAAACATGCTGAACTTTTAAATAAAGCAGGGATCATTTTATTAATCGTATTGATAGTATACCTCTATCTCGGATGGATTACCAAATCCGTATCTGGGAGGGTTAAAATCAAAAAAGGACTACATCCCGTTGTAAGCGGTTGCGGGTGTTTCGGAATACTGATATTCTTCAGTGTCTTTATCTTTGCATTTGGATTTAATAATCTGGAGGAAGTTTTTAAACTAAAAAATCTTCCTATATTTTTAGCGATACTGGGCAGTCTGATTCTGGCCATGAAGTACAACCAATCAAGAACACTCATCAGCGATTCGTACCAGGATGATGAAAGTAAGTCCACAGCCCTTTCCAAATTTTCAACACGAACTTTGCTGATCCCTTTGATCGCTCCGCTAGCTTTCTTTGACCTGTTTGCGGTATCCAAATTCAGAAATAAAGTAAAAGTCCGCTTTATTCCTCCGGATGAGTCAGGACAATGGAAACGAATAAATAAGGATGAAATCAGCACAAAGGAACTTACAAAATATCTGAACGATGGTCAGAGAACCGAACAAAAGGTCAATTCCAAAATTTTCGAATTCTGGAAAAACACATTGTCCGGAAAAATTCAGGTGAATAGTTTTGACGGAGAAGAGGCTTCTTCCTATGAGGAGTGTCCCAAATGTCACTTCTTTACCTTCCACACTCCTTATGTCAAAACAATAACAGCAGCCACTTATTCCAGCTCAGGCACAGGTATAGAAAAACAGGATTGCAGAAATTGCAGGTATGAGATAGAGTTAGGCAAAGTCACTATACCTAAAAAAGTCAGAAGCAGTTCCTCAGGATCTTCCGGTTCATCCGGCTCTTCGGGTTCGTCCGGCTCATCGGGAGGAAGTTTCGGAGGCGGGTCAAGTGGCGGAGGAGGAGCCGGGGGCAGATGGTAG
- a CDS encoding deoxyguanosinetriphosphate triphosphohydrolase: protein MSENMQMNWKQLLSAKRWGYEDRVNKDHLEARSEFQRDYDRLIFSSPFRRLQNKTQVFPLPGAVFVHNRLTHSLEVASVGRSLGRLFYAKMKETNPDVDEDYPFLQEVGNIVSAACLSHDLGNPAFGHSGESAISTYFTEGEGRKFQEQVSAEEWADLTHFEGNANALRILTHPFNGKDDKGFALTYTSLASIVKYPCAAIDGHVKKNHHRKKYGFFTAERESFAKIATELGLLQDPTNPKGYLRHPLVYLVEAADDICYNIIDLEDAHHLKILSYKEVEELLLPLCGGENLRNRLDSLNDTASRVALLRAKAINTLIHGCVDVFFKEQDKFLAGTFPMALMDALEDDVVQQMKKISKISVAQIYNAPTVVQIEVAGYKVMNALLAEFVPAYLKKNKNGYDQKLVALVPNQFYTTQDDAYSKIRSILDYVSGMTDVYAIDLYRKIKGITIPSID from the coding sequence ATGTCTGAAAACATGCAAATGAATTGGAAACAGCTGCTCTCCGCTAAACGTTGGGGGTACGAAGATCGTGTTAATAAAGATCATTTAGAGGCTCGTTCAGAATTTCAGAGAGACTACGACAGATTAATTTTTTCATCTCCATTCAGAAGGTTGCAGAACAAAACTCAGGTATTTCCATTGCCCGGAGCAGTGTTTGTTCATAATCGTTTGACTCACAGTCTGGAGGTAGCAAGTGTAGGCCGTTCGTTGGGCAGACTCTTTTATGCAAAGATGAAAGAAACAAACCCTGATGTAGACGAAGACTATCCGTTTTTACAGGAAGTCGGAAATATTGTATCAGCAGCTTGTCTGTCGCATGATCTGGGTAATCCCGCTTTCGGGCATTCCGGAGAATCGGCCATCTCGACTTATTTTACAGAAGGAGAGGGGCGCAAATTTCAGGAGCAGGTCTCTGCAGAAGAATGGGCAGATCTGACCCATTTTGAAGGTAATGCAAATGCATTGCGCATATTGACTCACCCTTTTAACGGGAAAGATGACAAAGGTTTTGCACTGACATATACTTCTCTGGCATCTATTGTCAAATATCCCTGTGCGGCTATTGACGGACATGTAAAAAAGAATCATCATCGCAAAAAGTATGGTTTTTTTACGGCTGAGCGGGAGTCATTCGCTAAAATAGCAACTGAGTTGGGATTACTGCAGGATCCGACGAACCCTAAAGGATACCTTCGTCATCCTTTAGTTTATCTGGTAGAGGCCGCAGATGATATCTGTTACAATATTATCGATCTGGAAGATGCACACCATCTCAAGATCCTGTCTTATAAAGAAGTAGAGGAATTACTTTTGCCTCTTTGTGGCGGTGAAAACCTGCGCAACCGGCTGGATAGTCTTAATGATACAGCCAGCAGGGTAGCTTTACTTCGTGCAAAAGCAATCAATACCTTAATCCACGGATGTGTAGATGTGTTTTTCAAGGAACAGGATAAATTTCTGGCAGGTACATTTCCAATGGCACTGATGGATGCACTGGAGGATGATGTCGTGCAACAGATGAAAAAAATATCCAAAATCTCTGTTGCGCAGATTTATAATGCGCCTACTGTTGTTCAGATTGAAGTGGCTGGTTATAAGGTTATGAATGCTCTATTGGCTGAATTTGTACCTGCTTACCTCAAAAAGAATAAAAATGGCTATGATCAGAAGTTGGTTGCATTGGTTCCAAACCAGTTTTACACAACTCAGGATGATGCATATTCCAAGATACGTTCTATACTGGATTATGTATCAGGTATGACCGATGTATATGCCATCGATTTATATCGCAAAATAAAAGGAATTACCATTCCTTCCATAGATTAA
- a CDS encoding homogentisate 1,2-dioxygenase — MPIYHQLGKVPQKRHTIFRKPNGELFSEELVSTHGFSSTYSLVYHCYPPTLVKQIRDPYDVSPRIAREKHLKHTSLKGFKVQPKDDYLESRTPVLVNQDLHVSLAAPRLSMLDYFYKNSQADEIIFIHEGSGVLKTGYGKIRFEYGDYLVIPRGVIYQLHFDNPDNRLFIVESFSPIRTPKRYRNEFGQLMEHAPFCERDIKRPEDLETIDQTGEFEIRIKKQGLIYPYVYGSHPFDFVGWDGYHYPWAFSIHDFMPVTGKLHQPPPVHQTFETETFVLCSFCPRLYDYHPQSIPAPYNHSNVDSDEVLYYVDGDFMSRKSVERGQITLHPGGIPHGPHPGTVEKSIGQTKTEELAVMIDPFRPLMLTEEALEVEDQEYYKSWIG, encoded by the coding sequence ATGCCAATTTATCATCAATTGGGAAAAGTCCCTCAAAAAAGACACACTATTTTCCGGAAACCAAACGGTGAACTGTTCTCTGAAGAACTGGTGTCAACTCATGGCTTCTCCAGTACGTACTCTCTGGTCTATCATTGCTATCCGCCAACATTAGTGAAGCAGATCCGGGATCCGTATGATGTATCTCCACGCATAGCGCGTGAAAAGCATCTCAAACACACCAGTCTGAAAGGTTTTAAAGTACAACCTAAGGATGATTATCTCGAAAGCCGTACACCTGTACTGGTCAATCAGGACCTTCATGTATCACTGGCAGCTCCGAGACTCTCCATGCTGGATTACTTCTATAAAAACAGTCAGGCGGATGAGATTATCTTTATACACGAAGGTAGCGGTGTACTGAAAACAGGCTACGGAAAGATCCGGTTTGAATATGGGGACTATCTTGTCATTCCGCGTGGTGTTATTTATCAGTTACATTTTGACAATCCTGACAACAGATTGTTTATTGTAGAATCTTTTTCTCCGATCCGGACACCTAAACGTTACCGGAATGAATTCGGACAGCTTATGGAGCATGCTCCGTTTTGTGAAAGAGATATCAAACGACCGGAAGATCTGGAAACGATAGATCAGACCGGCGAATTTGAAATCAGAATCAAAAAACAAGGGCTAATATACCCCTATGTGTATGGCAGTCACCCCTTTGATTTTGTGGGCTGGGACGGATATCATTATCCATGGGCTTTTTCTATTCACGATTTTATGCCTGTCACCGGAAAACTTCATCAGCCTCCTCCGGTACACCAAACCTTTGAGACCGAAACGTTTGTGTTATGTAGTTTTTGTCCGAGATTATACGACTATCACCCGCAGTCCATTCCTGCTCCGTATAATCACAGTAATGTAGACTCCGATGAAGTATTGTATTATGTGGACGGAGATTTTATGAGTCGTAAAAGTGTGGAACGCGGGCAGATCACCCTACATCCCGGAGGTATTCCGCATGGACCACATCCGGGAACAGTGGAGAAAAGTATAGGACAGACAAAAACAGAAGAACTGGCAGTCATGATCGATCCTTTCAGGCCGTTGATGCTGACAGAAGAAGCATTAGAAGTTGAAGATCAGGAATATTATAAATCCTGGATAGGTTAG
- a CDS encoding Glu/Leu/Phe/Val dehydrogenase dimerization domain-containing protein: protein MKELLQAFERKRPEIIFEWKDNETEAEGWVVINSLRGGAAGGGTRMRAGLDRNEVESLAKTMEVKFTVSGPAIGGAKSGINFDPSDPRKEAVLDRWFKVVTPLLKNYYGTGGDLNVDEIHDVIPLTEQYGLWHPQEGVLNGHFNVREKDRIHQIGQLRYGVSKVLEDAAFSPDLKRKYKVADMITGYGVAESVKHFYNLYGDTCGGKRAIIQGWGNVAASAAFYLSRLGVKIVGIIDRAGGLINKDGFTEEEITTLFLNRKKNELHTPDLLPFAQINEEVWNIGAEIFIPAAASRLVSKEQVSQLVDNGLEVIASGANVPFADREIFYGPVMEFADQQVAVIPDFIANSGMARVFAYLMQPNVEISDEAIFSDVSAIIYNALQKIRKTTAARTHLSSHAYEIALKELV, encoded by the coding sequence ATGAAAGAACTTTTGCAGGCTTTTGAGCGTAAAAGGCCCGAAATTATATTTGAATGGAAAGACAATGAGACCGAAGCTGAAGGTTGGGTCGTGATCAACTCCCTTAGGGGCGGAGCTGCGGGCGGAGGCACCCGTATGCGGGCCGGTTTGGACCGGAACGAGGTCGAATCCCTTGCCAAGACTATGGAAGTTAAATTTACCGTCTCCGGTCCGGCAATCGGAGGAGCCAAATCAGGAATAAATTTTGATCCTTCCGATCCCCGTAAAGAAGCTGTACTCGACCGCTGGTTTAAAGTCGTCACGCCTTTACTGAAAAACTATTATGGTACAGGAGGAGATCTGAATGTCGATGAAATACACGATGTAATACCATTAACAGAACAGTACGGACTGTGGCATCCGCAGGAAGGGGTGCTGAACGGACATTTTAATGTTCGCGAAAAGGATCGTATACATCAGATCGGACAGCTGCGGTATGGTGTTTCCAAAGTATTGGAAGATGCGGCCTTCAGTCCGGACCTGAAGCGAAAGTATAAAGTAGCAGATATGATAACAGGTTACGGCGTGGCAGAATCTGTGAAACACTTTTACAACCTTTACGGAGATACCTGTGGCGGAAAACGTGCCATTATTCAGGGTTGGGGAAATGTTGCCGCTTCAGCAGCCTTTTATCTGAGCAGACTCGGCGTGAAAATAGTCGGGATAATTGATCGGGCTGGCGGACTAATCAACAAAGATGGGTTTACGGAAGAAGAGATTACTACGCTTTTTCTGAATAGAAAAAAGAATGAACTGCATACTCCGGATCTGCTGCCCTTTGCACAGATCAACGAAGAAGTCTGGAATATCGGTGCAGAAATATTTATTCCGGCAGCAGCTTCCCGTCTGGTCTCAAAAGAGCAGGTCAGTCAGTTAGTGGATAACGGGTTGGAAGTCATCGCATCAGGAGCGAATGTGCCTTTTGCAGACAGAGAGATATTTTACGGGCCGGTGATGGAATTTGCAGATCAGCAGGTGGCAGTCATTCCTGATTTTATTGCCAATAGCGGAATGGCAAGAGTCTTTGCCTACCTGATGCAGCCAAATGTGGAGATCAGTGATGAAGCGATTTTTTCGGATGTTTCTGCTATTATTTACAATGCGCTGCAAAAGATCCGCAAAACAACAGCTGCAAGGACACATTTATCTTCTCATGCTTATGAAATCGCATTAAAAGAATTGGTATAA